The DNA region CCAGCTCTAGGGCACTAAATGACtaacttttcaattaaaacctaTTTAAGCAGCTACAATTCTAGCATTGATCGTTCAATTAGTGTTAAAAGAAACTTTTACCATTTTGAAAGGATGACTTATGATACTTCTTTCAATTAAAACCTATTTAAGCAGCTACAATTCTAGCATTGATCGTTCAATTAGTGTTAAAAGAAACTTTTACCATTTTGAAAGGATGACTTATGATACTTCTTTCTATTCAGGTGATGACTCTTGAAGAGTATGAGAAGGTGCtggaagagaagaggaaggccCTGCAGGCACTTAAGACAGAAGAAAGAAAGGTCGATGCCAAAGAGTTTCAATCCATGCAGCAGCTTTCGAACAAGAAGGAAAACAACGATGTCTTTATTAAATTGGTAGAGACTACTGTGCTCtgttaaatcttttaaattccCATTGGTTTTATACCAATGTCAGTCCTTTGAATATCTTTGCAACTTTTTCTATATTCAAGGGTTCTGACAAGGATAAGCGGAAAGAGGCGTATGAGAAAGATGAGAAAGCTAAGAAGGTATTCATGCGTGCCCATGTTTCTTCGCCTTTTTTCATACGTACTAACATATAAGCTTTCGAGAGCACTTTGACCAATTTGCTTTGTTCTTCAGGgcatcttttgtgttttttttctttcctttttttcatttttatttgctgTACCTGtctgtttttgttgtttctgCTGATGATGGCCATCAAATAAGCTGGCCAGCATGTGATTTTGTTGCTTTTATGTTGTGAAAGGCACTTCCAGACATTGCCTTCCTGTTCTTCTGAGGAATCTAAACAATGGTTTGTTTGTCTTCTTGGTTGGACTGCATGGGAGTTGCTATTGATAACCATCTATGAACTGTCTTGAGTGgcattttttttcccatgaaaactgtaattgttttggtttttcctTGTTTAATTCACACTTGGCTCACATGATATAATTTGGATTATTGCTAACCATCATCCTAACTGCTGTGATGATCTTAGTCTGTCAGCATTAATGAGTTCTTGAAGCCTGCTGAAGGGGAGAGGTACTATGGTTCAGGCAGTCGCAGTCGGGGTCGCGGCCGTGGTGCAAGAGGTTTTGGCAATAGGGATGGAATGAGCAACGTGTCAGCCCCTTCCATTGAAGATCCTGGACAATTCCCAACCTTGGGTGGCAAATGAGATGCTCCAGAACCCGGCTTAGAATCATGACGTCTATCCATTTTTGGGTTCTTTTCTTCAATCACGCACAGGAAATTGACTGGAATAACATGGTTTCCTGTATCAAaagatctttatttatttttatgctttactATGTATATTTCAGTTGTTTCTTTGGTTCCCCTGCAGTCTCCTCTTGTTGGTATGCAATCATCTTATTGAGAATTTGGGGAAAGTCGAGACATGTTATTTATGACTAGAAATTGCTACtcagttttgttttgaaatagatgATGAATCCtatttttccaagaaaaaattatgaagttctgCTTCTTTCTGCACACATCTCCAGTGTTTTGCCACCGAAGGACTCCATATGAGAATATGAAGGTTTCTGGATGCCAAGcgataaaattatagttttaaaaccagttttgaaacccggtcgGTTTGGTGGGTTAATCCGGGATTTGGCTGACCTGGGGCTAGAATTGGGTGAATAAAATATGCGGTATGATTTGGCTGACTTGGCGGGTTAATCCGGTCAAAACTcggttttaaattaattgatttttttttttgttttttattaaattaatgttattttaattttttttttaaaaaaattaatttggttaagaTATGGTGATCCGGTTAAAATGCGGATTTTACCAGACCAACTCTTAACACAATGGACAAAACTGCTATCTAGAGCAATAAAAGTGTACTTTAGATGCGTGTATTTTCTTCTGACTTGGAAACGTTGTTTCggtcaaataaattttattcataaatttgattttcattcaaCAAAATAGAGGTCACCTGATTTTACGTCACTAGCGGCTTTGATGTCAGGTATCACCCAGCTGCCATCATTTTGGTGTTGATTGCACTGTGTCATGGCAATTGTCAAGTGACTTACCAAGCAAGCTCTTAAACTTGTTTCAGAGTTACCATGCcttgtgttttattcatgtcATGTCTGCGAAGAAGTTGGTCTTCGACCATttacatcatttaaaaatatattaaagtaatattttttttaattttttatttaaagttttttaaaaaaaaataataaagaatttaGAAAAACATGGTGAAACTACAATGAAAAACAGTAATAATAGGGAATGGTCCGTGCTCTGTAGGAATCTATTGGGATACTAATTTCAGAcgcctcttcttcttcttcttcttcttcttctctctttcctttctgtaaaaaacaccaacatctctttctttctttctttctcttctctcctcaactCGTCCTCTTCTCCTTCACGCGCTGGAATCTACTGGGACAAAATACCCGCTGCCGCAGCCAGTGATTGAATAATTAGTGTACTAGAGAAGTACTGTGTGCAAATAATATCTTGAGCTTTGTACTGTCAATCACACCCTAGTACAACGATCTTGATTGGCGATTATGCAGCTTAGgattcgttaaaaaaaaaaattgtaaaaaaaaaattatgcaactGAAGACACGAAATGGAAAGCAACCATCGTGGGGCCGCGCATACCGAAAAATTTCTGCATATCTTGTTCCTTGTAGTACGATCTCAGGCCCTAACATACCGAACCTTGGTGGCAGCAGCCTGGTGTCTTTATGGACGGAAACATGAGATTGGTAGCTTTTACTGGAGAAATAAATTTACTGCTCGTTCAAATTAGAGATAACCATCCTCCCTCCACTCGGCCCATTCACACATTGTCCGAGAAGAAAACCGATGCAACTCTTACACCCTGCTTATCCTTAACAGAGAGCCCAGGGACGCCATTGATCTCTTAGGTCATATTAACTTTCGGGGCTAGATTAGCATCAATCCGTAACCAAATAGTCAAACAAGGAGCCAACTTCTGAGCAGGCATCTGACTCATACTAGCCAGTAGATACCTCCATATCTGAAGTTCAACCACGACATTATTGGGTATTTTCCCAGAGTTGTCCAAGGATACCGTTTCCCTTTCCTTGATGGTGAAAATCATCCCGGATAGAATTTTCCTTGCGCAAATTATCAATTATCACGATCACCAAATATTATATACATGTTCTGCTTCGTCCTACAGATTCCTCCTACACTCTAGAATCCCTCCTTGTTTTGGACTCGGTTGTTTGAAAAAGAAGATGGACAACTAGCGTTGAATAAACTTTATCCATCCCAATAGTTGAACTTGCCCAATATAATGGAAAGAAACATATTCATTTATTCATGTGTTTTAACCTCACACTTGAGCGAAAAAACAAGATAACCACAGAACTGAAAACATGCAATAACGAGCTAAGAGGCACATCTGCTTTTAAAGAGTGGGTCAAATAAGGAACAATCTTGAATATCTATTACTACTTTGTACAAGCCCAAATGTGTTTAAAGAACAGACCTTGAAACAGTTTACATGAACTTAAATGAGGGAAATTGATAATAATGTCGACTTCAAATAGGATTTAAGtgaatgagaataaaagaaAGGCCGAAAGGGTATCTTACAGGTAATGGTTGAGCCAATGGACAAGGCCGAAGAAAATtcatcatacttcttctggTTCAAGATGAGCAGCAGCCGCCCTTCTGTTCAACAGGCTGTCCTTTGAACTGCACTGTTGAAGGTTTTGCATTGTTCATGGCTGGTTGGCTCGCCATTCTGGATTGATAGGAAGTTTAGAGCATGAGATATGTTACATTAAAGATGCAAGCAAGTGCACAAATTGCCAACAGCGATGACCAAATCAAGAAATTTCATCTATTCTTGAACATCTTACCACTGATTCTAGACATGACAATTGGCATAATCAAACCTAAAAACAAGGATTGGAAACAAGCACCTAACACAGCATTACTTATCAACCAGAATATCTGGTTCACTGCCTTTTATGGTAGTTTGGATCAAATTGAACATGTTTAGAGCTCATTTAAATCCAATCATCCTGCATTTAATCTCCATTTGTTCATCACACTAGCTTTTGACTTGAAAGGTTTGATAGCCAGATCACAGTTCACACATGCAAATAAGCCATTTATGGACTTGTTCCAAAAGCTAGCAAATCAGACTAGTGCAATTACTTCAGTTCAAGCGACATTTTCTACTCAAAAACTTCTTTAATCTGTGTCAAATGCATGAAAAACTTGAGAAATAAGCATCTTACTCATAGACTTGTCTTACatgacttcttttctttttggaggAAAGGCGGGTTCAATGTTAACATAAGAAGATAACAGAACAGTACCTATCCTTGATTGCAGCAGACATGGCCATGAAAGCTTGTTCCACATTAGTGGCATCTTTTGCACTAGTTTCCATGAAAGGTATACCAATCTCATCAGCAAAAGCCTATAGAGGACAAAAGGGATGGAGATGAGAGGTGGGAAGGGAAGAAAAAGTTTCAAGTGTAATATCTATAGCTTGATCAGGACGAATACACACATGCCTATACACAGCTTATAACAGTTCACTAGATAAAGAAAAACTAGCTCTACCTTTGCCTGCTCATATGACACAACTTTATTTGAAGTGAGATCAGACTTGTTTCCAACCAGAAGTTTGTTCACATTATCACTAGCATATCGATCAATTTCATTAAGCCACTGCTTG from Populus alba chromosome 14, ASM523922v2, whole genome shotgun sequence includes:
- the LOC118062581 gene encoding ras-related protein RABD2a, with translation MNPEYDYLFKLLLIGDSGVGKSCLLLRFADDSYIESYISTIGVDFKIRTVEQDGKTIKLQIWDTAGQERFRTITSSYYRGAHGIIVVYDVTDQESFNNVKQWLNEIDRYASDNVNKLLVGNKSDLTSNKVVSYEQAKAFADEIGIPFMETSAKDATNVEQAFMAMSAAIKDRMASQPAMNNAKPSTVQFKGQPVEQKGGCCSS